A window of Ranitomeya variabilis isolate aRanVar5 chromosome 2, aRanVar5.hap1, whole genome shotgun sequence contains these coding sequences:
- the RNF5 gene encoding E3 ubiquitin-protein ligase RNF5 — protein sequence MAAAAGSPGVAYECNICLETAREPVVSVCGHLYCWPCLHQWFETRPERQECPVCKAGISRENVIPIYGRGGTNQQDPRLKTPPRPQGQRPEPEDRAAGGVPGFTDTGFHMSFGIGAFPFGFFTTVFNTNDFQSAPRADTGLPPGRMFGLPDSLFLIIAAFFFLWLISV from the exons ATGGCGGCGGCTGCTGGCAGCCCCGGTGTGGCTTATGAATGTAATATCTGCCTGGAGACCGCTCGGGAGCCGGTGGTCAGTGTGTGCGGACACCTGTACTG CTGGCCGTGTCTTCACCAG TGGTTCGAGACGCGGCCGGAGCGACAGGAGTGTCCAGTGTGCAAAGCGGGGATCAGCCGTGAGAACGTGATCCCGATATACGGCAGAGGGGGCACAAATCAGCAGGATCCCCG ATTGAAGACTCCTCCGAGACCTCAGGGACAGAGGCCAGAACCAGAGGATCGGGCCGCGGGG GGGGTCCCGGGATTCACAGACACCGGattccacatgtcttttggcatcgGTGCTTTcccgtttggcttttttactaccgTTTTTAACACTAATGACTTCCAGTCGGCTCCGCGTGCAG ACACTGGACTCCCCCCGGGACGGATGTTCGGGCTGCCGGACTCCCTCTTCCTCATCATTGCTGCCTTCTTTTTCCTGTGGCTGATCAGCGTGTGA